The sequence ACCACGCAAAGAGCGTCGAGATCATCGGCGCGAAACACAGGCCTGCCAGCATCAGCGCGACAGGCGCCAGGCCACCGCCGAGCAGCAACCCACTCGCCACCAGTGTGCCAATGGCCCCCACGGCCAGCACCAGCGAAAAGCCCACCCGGCTGCCGATCAGCGCAAAGCCGAAGCGGCCTACCGTCAGGGCAGCCCAGAACAAGCTGGTCATCAACGCCGGATTGGGGTGGTGCAGCCGCGTGAGATGGACCGTCGCCCAGTTGCCGATGCTGGCCTCCATCCCCACATAGAGGAAGAAGCACACAGCGAACAGCAGAAACGTAAAACGCGACGACCCCACCAAGGTGTCACGTCCAGCGATAGAAACTGGGGCGTGTTCACGCGCGTGGTGGGCCTGCGGAGGCCACCATCCCCGGACGCCCAGCGCCAACAGGGCTGCCAGCACACTCATCAGCAGGAAGGGCGGGCGGTAGGACGTGGTGACCAGGAACGCCACCAGCAACGGCGACAGCAACGAT comes from Deinococcus ruber and encodes:
- a CDS encoding MFS transporter — its product is MLYLAGLGFGMLSAGFNTAFAQMGAGPSSLVNGLFGVGSLLSPLLVAFLVTTSYRPPFLLMSVLAALLALGVRGWWPPQAHHAREHAPVSIAGRDTLVGSSRFTFLLFAVCFFLYVGMEASIGNWATVHLTRLHHPNPALMTSLFWAALTVGRFGFALIGSRVGFSLVLAVGAIGTLVASGLLLGGGLAPVALMLAGLCFAPMISTLFAWLTAVLPPRLAPYALTSGMLGAAVLPALVGWLLPRLGTLALPLGVLLFAGLLLSLVCVLHWRLQPRPALGALR